DNA sequence from the Oxalobacteraceae sp. CFBP 8761 genome:
TTGGTCTTCGTGCTGGTGCGCCACCTGATCGAAGGTGCAGCCGGCGTGGCGATCGAGGAAGAACACGACATCGTCTACCGCGCCAATCCGCAGCCGGGTGATCCGGCGGCGGCCCCGGTGGCGGCGGACCTTGACCACGACTGGATCCGCGAAATCACGCCCGACCCGGTGCTGCTGTTTCGCTACTCGGCGCTGACCTTCAACGGCCACCGCATCCATTACGACCAGCCCTACGTGACGCAGGTCGAAGGCTATCCCGGCCTGATCGTGCACGGCCCGCTGATTGCGAGCCTGCTGCTCGACCTCGTGCGGCGCGAACGGCCGGCCGCTGTCGTGACCGCGTTTTCATTCCGCGCCGTGCAGCCGCTGTTCGACATCCACCGCTTCAGCGTCTGCGGCCGCGTCGAGCCGGACGGCCACACGATCACGCTGTGGGCCAAGACCCACGACGGCCAGCTGGCCATGCGCGCCGAGGCGCAACTGGCGTAAGCCACCCCAATAAAAACCAGGAGACCGCCATGCACAACGAGCACGATTTTGAAGACATCCGCGACGCGCTGCGCGCCCTGTGCGCCGAATTCCCGGCCGAGTACTTCCGCAAGGTCGACGACGAGCGTGGCTACCCCGAAGCCTTCGTCACTGCGCTGACACAAGCCGGCTGGCTCGCGGCGCTGATCCCGCAGGAATACGGCGGTTCGGGCCTGGGCCTGACCGAAGCCTCGGTCATCATGGAAGAGATCAACCGCTCTGGTGGCAACGCCGGCGCCTGCCACGGCCAGATGTACAATATGGGCACCTTGCTGCGCCATGGCTCCGAAGCGCAGAAGCGCCATTACCTGCCGCGCATCGCCAGCGGCGAACTGCGCCTGCAGTCAATGGCCGTGACCGAGCCCACCACCGGCACCGACACCACCAAGATCAAGACGACGGCCGTGCGCAAGGGCGACCGCTATGTGATCAACGGGCAGAAGGTATGGATCTCGCGCGTGCAGCATTCCGACCTGATGATCCTGCTGGCGCGCACTACGCCCCTTGCCGAGGTCACGAAGAAATCCGAAGGCATGTCGATCTTCCTGGTCGACATCAAGGACGCGATCCAGCAGGGCATGGTCGTGCAACCGATCCAGAACATGGTCAACCACGAGACCAATGAGCTGTTCTTCGAGAACCTGGAAATCCCGGCCGAGAATCTGATCGGCGAAGAAGGCAAGGGCTTCAAGTACATCCTCGATGGCCTGAACGCCGAGCGCACGCTGATCGCCGCCGAATGCATCGGCGACGGCTACTGGTTCATCGACAAGATCAGCAAGTACGTCAACGAGCGCGTCGTGTTCGGGCGCCCCATCGGCCAGAACCAGGGCGTGCAGTTTCCGATTGCGCGCGCCTACATCAACGTCGAAGCGGCGAACCTGATGCGCTTTAAAGCCTGCGCGCTGTTCGATGCGCACAAGCCGTGCGGCGCCGAAGCCAATATGGCCAAGATGCTGGCCGCCGAAGCGTCGTGGGAAGCGGCCAACGCCTGCCTGCAGTTCCACGGCGGCTTCGGTTTCGCGTCCGAGTACGACGTCGAGCGCAAGTTCCGCGAGACGCGCCTGTACCAGGTGGCGCCGATCTCGACGAACCTGATCCTGTCGTACGTCGCCGAGCATGTGCTTGGCCTGCCACGCTCGTTCTGAGGAGGCAGGCACATGACACCCATGACACCCCTGCGACCCCTCGACGGCATCACCGTCGTCACGCTCGAACACGCGATCGCGGCGCCGTTCTGCACACGCCAGCTGGCCGACCTGGGCGCGCGCGTCATCAAGGTCGAGCGACCCGGCAGCGGCGACTTCGCACGCGGCTACGATGAACGCGTGAATGGCCTGGCCTCGCACTTCGTCTGGACCAACCGCTCGAAGGAAAGCCTTACGCTCGACGTCAAGCATGCCGACGCCGATGCTGTGCTGGCGGGCCTGCTGGAACGCGCCGACGTGCTGGTGCAGAATCTCGCGCCCGGCGCGGCCGAGCGCCTTGGTCTGTCGTACGACGCGCTGAAGGCACGCCATCCGCGCCTGATCGTCTGCGACATTTCTGGCTATGGCAGCGACGGTCCGTACCGCGACCGCAAGGCCTACGATCTGCTGATCCAGAGCGAATCGGGCTTCCTGTCGATCACGGGCACGCCGGACGAACCATCGAAGGCCGGCTGCTCCATTGCCGATATCGCGGCCGGCATGTACGCGTACACGAACATCCTGGCTGCACTGCTGCAGCGTGGGCGCACGGGCGAGGGCTGCCGCATCGATGTGTCGATGTTTGAGAGCATGGCCGAGTGGATGAGTTACCCGCTGTACTACGCGTATGACGGCGCGGCGCCGCCGCCGCGCACCGGCGCCTCGCACGCGACCATCTTCCCGTACGGGCCGTTCATGGCCGGCGACGGCAAGTCGGTCATGCTGGGCATCCAGAACGAACGTGAGTGGGCAGCCTTTTGCGCCATCGTGCTGGAGGCGCCCGAACTGGCGACCGATCCGCGCTTCAACGCCAACGCGCGCCGGGTCGCAGCGCGCGATGAACTGGCGGCGCTGATCGTGGCAGCGTTTTCGACGTTGACGGCGCAGCAGGTGCGCGAGCGGCTGGAGCTGGCGCACATCGCCAATGCCCAGGTGAACGACATGCACGAAGTCTGGGACCATCCGCAACTGAAGGCGCGCGGCCGCTGGACCGAGGTGGGCACCGCCAACGGTCGCGTGCCCGCGATGCTGCCGCCCGGATTGCCGCACAACGTCACCCCGCGCATGGACGCCGTGCCGGCGCTCGGTCAGCATACCGATGCGATCCTGGCGGAGCTGGGCTACGACGCGGCGGCCATTGTGGCCATGCACGCGCAAGGCGCTGTCTAGCGATCAGCGATAAAAAAAGCCCGCGCCGCCATGATGGCGACGCGGGCTTTTTTACATTTCATGTATCAGTCGGCGAACGCGCCGTTCTTCTTGTAGATCGGGCCCCACTTGTCGATCTCGGCCTTCAGGTGTGTGCGCAGGCCTTCCGGCGTGGCCTTTGCATCCGACACCGGCTCGGCGCCCAGTTCGGCGAAGCGCGCCTTCACGTTCGGATCATTGAGCGCCTCGCGCAGCGCGACTCCGATGCGTGCTACCACCGCTGGCGGCGTGCCTTTTGGTGCGTACATGCCGTGCCACACATACATCTCGAAACCGGCCATCCCTTGTTCGGCCAGCGTCGGCAGGGCCGGCAGCGACGGGATGCGGGTCTTCGTCGTCGCGCCGTACACTTTCACGCGGTTGGTGCGGATGTAGGACGTCGTCTGCGTCGTCTGGTCGCACAACAGGTCGATCTGGCCGCCCAGCATATCGCTCAACGCCGGCGCCGTGCCCTTGTACGGAACGGTCGTCAGCGGTACGCCGACCGCGCTCAGGAACAGCATGCCGCACTGGTGAGACACGGCGCCCAGGCCCGCATGGCCCATTGTCATCGCGTCCTTTTTCGACTTGATCATCGCGATCAGCTCGGGCAGCGTATTGGCCGCCAGGTCCTTGCGCGCCATGAGCACCATCGGCACGTCGGCCACCTGGCCGATGTATTCGAAATCGGTCATGGGGTTGAAGGCCAGCTTGCGGTACAGCGTGGTGCTGGTGGCCATGCCGTTATGGTGCAGCAGCAGCGTGTAGCCATCCGGCGTGGCGCGCGCGATGCGGCCGGCAGCCAGCGTGCCGCCCGCACCAAGGGCGTTTTCCACGATGATCGATTGCTTGAGTGACTTCGCCATGGTCTGTCCGAGGATCCGGGCCACGACGTCGGTGGGCCCCCCGGCCGAGAACGGGACGACGAGGGTGATGGTTTTTTCCGGATAGTCGGCGGCCAGGGCCGCACTTGATGCGAG
Encoded proteins:
- a CDS encoding MaoC family dehydratase N-terminal domain-containing protein, whose translation is MDNLTAWQGRTEERLDVITAAPIAAMAALLDRDDPAPTPGSAVSPLWHWLYFLPVHRQSQLGPDGHALRGGFLPPVDLPRRMWAGGRLRFIAPLQVGDQARRVSTIADITSKEGRSGKLVFVLVRHLIEGAAGVAIEEEHDIVYRANPQPGDPAAAPVAADLDHDWIREITPDPVLLFRYSALTFNGHRIHYDQPYVTQVEGYPGLIVHGPLIASLLLDLVRRERPAAVVTAFSFRAVQPLFDIHRFSVCGRVEPDGHTITLWAKTHDGQLAMRAEAQLA
- a CDS encoding tripartite tricarboxylate transporter substrate binding protein BugD, whose amino-acid sequence is MPTHAITRRVMTTAIALLASSAALAADYPEKTITLVVPFSAGGPTDVVARILGQTMAKSLKQSIIVENALGAGGTLAAGRIARATPDGYTLLLHHNGMATSTTLYRKLAFNPMTDFEYIGQVADVPMVLMARKDLAANTLPELIAMIKSKKDAMTMGHAGLGAVSHQCGMLFLSAVGVPLTTVPYKGTAPALSDMLGGQIDLLCDQTTQTTSYIRTNRVKVYGATTKTRIPSLPALPTLAEQGMAGFEMYVWHGMYAPKGTPPAVVARIGVALREALNDPNVKARFAELGAEPVSDAKATPEGLRTHLKAEIDKWGPIYKKNGAFAD
- a CDS encoding CoA transferase, translating into MRPLDGITVVTLEHAIAAPFCTRQLADLGARVIKVERPGSGDFARGYDERVNGLASHFVWTNRSKESLTLDVKHADADAVLAGLLERADVLVQNLAPGAAERLGLSYDALKARHPRLIVCDISGYGSDGPYRDRKAYDLLIQSESGFLSITGTPDEPSKAGCSIADIAAGMYAYTNILAALLQRGRTGEGCRIDVSMFESMAEWMSYPLYYAYDGAAPPPRTGASHATIFPYGPFMAGDGKSVMLGIQNEREWAAFCAIVLEAPELATDPRFNANARRVAARDELAALIVAAFSTLTAQQVRERLELAHIANAQVNDMHEVWDHPQLKARGRWTEVGTANGRVPAMLPPGLPHNVTPRMDAVPALGQHTDAILAELGYDAAAIVAMHAQGAV
- a CDS encoding acyl-CoA/acyl-ACP dehydrogenase codes for the protein MHNEHDFEDIRDALRALCAEFPAEYFRKVDDERGYPEAFVTALTQAGWLAALIPQEYGGSGLGLTEASVIMEEINRSGGNAGACHGQMYNMGTLLRHGSEAQKRHYLPRIASGELRLQSMAVTEPTTGTDTTKIKTTAVRKGDRYVINGQKVWISRVQHSDLMILLARTTPLAEVTKKSEGMSIFLVDIKDAIQQGMVVQPIQNMVNHETNELFFENLEIPAENLIGEEGKGFKYILDGLNAERTLIAAECIGDGYWFIDKISKYVNERVVFGRPIGQNQGVQFPIARAYINVEAANLMRFKACALFDAHKPCGAEANMAKMLAAEASWEAANACLQFHGGFGFASEYDVERKFRETRLYQVAPISTNLILSYVAEHVLGLPRSF